One window from the genome of Trabulsiella odontotermitis encodes:
- a CDS encoding aminotransferase class I/II-fold pyridoxal phosphate-dependent enzyme — MKTFPLKSMSLVEAQQKQFALVDAICRHFPGATFLNGGDRGLVPGLNQPQATQRVEAVLADFFHAQAAVLVQGAGTGAIRAGLAALIKPGGRLLIHDAPVYPTSATLIEQMGLSLIRVDFNNARALAMALARQQPDAALVQHTRQRPEDSYVLEDVLAQLAQAGIPTLTDDNYATLKVAQIGCECGATLSTFSCFKLFGPEGVGAVIGDAHAVARIRAMMYSGGSQIQGPQALEVLRGLVFAPVMHAVQSEVTERLMLALNRGAIPQVKQATIANAQSKVLLVTFHQPIAAQVLEKASQFGALPWPVGAESKYELPPLFYRLSGTFREANPGMEHTTIRINPNLCGDETILRILRESCEGM, encoded by the coding sequence AACGGCGGCGATCGGGGGCTGGTGCCAGGGCTTAACCAGCCGCAGGCGACGCAGCGCGTGGAAGCGGTGCTGGCGGATTTTTTCCACGCGCAAGCGGCAGTACTGGTGCAGGGCGCAGGGACTGGCGCGATCCGCGCCGGGTTGGCGGCGCTGATCAAACCGGGGGGCAGATTACTCATCCATGATGCGCCGGTCTATCCGACCAGTGCCACGCTCATCGAGCAAATGGGTCTGTCGTTGATTCGGGTCGATTTCAATAACGCACGGGCGCTGGCGATGGCGCTCGCCCGTCAGCAACCGGATGCGGCGTTAGTGCAGCATACCCGGCAGCGGCCAGAGGACAGCTATGTTCTGGAGGATGTGCTGGCACAACTGGCGCAGGCCGGGATCCCCACGCTCACCGACGATAACTATGCGACGTTGAAAGTGGCGCAGATTGGCTGCGAATGTGGCGCGACGTTGTCGACCTTCTCCTGCTTTAAGCTGTTTGGCCCGGAAGGCGTCGGCGCGGTGATTGGCGATGCGCATGCCGTGGCACGCATTCGCGCCATGATGTACTCCGGCGGCAGTCAGATCCAGGGGCCGCAGGCGCTGGAAGTGCTCCGCGGACTGGTGTTCGCGCCGGTAATGCATGCGGTGCAGTCAGAGGTGACGGAACGCCTGATGCTGGCGCTGAACCGGGGGGCAATTCCACAGGTGAAGCAGGCGACGATTGCCAATGCGCAGTCCAAAGTGCTGCTGGTGACTTTTCATCAACCAATAGCAGCACAGGTACTGGAAAAAGCCAGCCAGTTCGGGGCGCTGCCCTGGCCGGTGGGGGCGGAATCAAAATATGAACTTCCGCCACTGTTTTACCGGCTCTCCGGGACGTTCCGCGAGGCGAATCCGGGTATGGAGCACACGACCATTCGCATCAATCCTAACCTGTGTGGTGACGAGACGATCCTGCGGATTTTGCGCGAAAGCTGCGAAGGGATGTAG
- the cysG gene encoding siroheme synthase CysG, with protein sequence MDHLPIFCQLRDRDCLLVGGGDVAERKARLLLDAGARLTVNARDVVPQFTVWAESGSVTLVKGDFNPSLLDTSWLVIAATDDEQVNERVSQAAEARRIFCNVVDAPKQASFIMPSIIDRSPLMVAVSSGGTSPVLARLLREKLEAILPQHLGQVAHYAGQLRARVKKQFATMSERRRFWEKLFVNDRLAQSLANQDQQAITETTEQLLSEDLDNRGEVVLVGAGPGDAGLLTLKGLQQIQQADIVVYDRLVSDDIMNLVRRDADRVFVGKRAGYHCVPQEEINQILLREAQKGKRVVRLKGGDPFIFGRGGEELETLCKAGIPFSVVPGITAASGCSAYGGIPLTHRDYAQSVRLVTGHLKTGSELDWHNLAAEKQTLVFYMGLNQAATIQQKLLEHGMEADMPVALVENGTAIKQRVVDGTLAELGELAQQVVSPSLIIIGRVVSLREKLNWFSYH encoded by the coding sequence GTGGATCACCTGCCAATATTCTGCCAACTGCGCGATCGCGACTGTTTACTGGTCGGCGGTGGCGATGTTGCCGAGCGCAAGGCCAGATTGCTGCTGGATGCAGGCGCACGACTGACCGTCAATGCCCGTGATGTTGTCCCTCAGTTCACCGTCTGGGCTGAAAGCGGCAGCGTGACACTGGTGAAGGGCGATTTTAATCCATCCCTGCTCGACACCAGCTGGCTGGTGATTGCCGCCACCGACGATGAACAGGTTAACGAGCGGGTCAGTCAGGCGGCGGAAGCGCGCCGTATTTTCTGTAACGTGGTCGATGCGCCAAAACAGGCAAGCTTTATCATGCCGTCAATCATCGACCGTTCGCCGTTGATGGTCGCCGTCTCGTCCGGTGGTACTTCCCCGGTGCTGGCGCGTCTGCTGCGCGAAAAACTGGAAGCGATCCTGCCGCAGCATCTGGGCCAGGTGGCGCACTATGCCGGTCAGTTGCGCGCGCGGGTAAAAAAACAGTTCGCTACGATGAGCGAACGCCGCCGCTTCTGGGAAAAACTGTTTGTGAACGACAGGCTGGCGCAGTCGCTGGCGAATCAGGATCAACAGGCCATTACTGAAACCACCGAGCAGTTGCTCAGCGAAGATCTGGATAACCGTGGCGAAGTGGTGCTGGTGGGTGCCGGGCCGGGTGATGCCGGGTTGCTGACCCTGAAAGGGCTGCAGCAGATCCAGCAGGCGGATATCGTGGTTTATGACCGTCTGGTCTCCGATGACATCATGAATCTGGTGCGCCGCGACGCTGACCGCGTGTTTGTCGGCAAGCGCGCCGGTTATCACTGCGTACCGCAAGAGGAGATCAATCAAATTCTGCTGCGTGAGGCGCAGAAAGGCAAACGCGTGGTGCGCCTGAAAGGCGGCGATCCCTTTATCTTCGGCCGCGGCGGCGAAGAGCTGGAGACGCTGTGCAAAGCCGGGATCCCATTCTCTGTCGTACCGGGGATCACCGCCGCGTCCGGTTGTTCCGCCTATGGGGGGATCCCACTGACGCACCGTGACTACGCGCAGAGCGTTCGTCTGGTCACCGGCCACCTGAAAACCGGCAGCGAACTCGACTGGCATAATCTGGCCGCCGAAAAGCAGACGCTGGTGTTCTATATGGGGTTGAATCAGGCCGCGACCATTCAACAAAAACTGCTGGAACACGGAATGGAAGCAGACATGCCAGTTGCGCTGGTGGAGAATGGCACTGCTATCAAACAGCGTGTGGTGGACGGTACGCTGGCGGAGCTTGGCGAACTGGCGCAACAGGTCGTCAGCCCGTCATTGATTATCATCGGCCGCGTGGTCAGCCTGCGTGAAAAACTGAACTGGTTTTCTTATCACTAA
- the nirD gene encoding nitrite reductase small subunit NirD, which yields MSQWITICSIDDILPKTGVCALLGHQQVAVFRPHRDEQVFAISNIDPFFEASVLSRGLIAEHDGELWVASPLKKQRFRLRDGKCMEDENHSVAHFDARVKDGQVQLKA from the coding sequence ATGAGCCAGTGGATAACCATCTGCAGTATCGACGATATCCTGCCGAAAACCGGCGTCTGCGCCCTGTTGGGCCACCAGCAGGTGGCGGTTTTCCGCCCTCACCGCGACGAGCAGGTGTTTGCCATCAGTAACATCGATCCATTCTTCGAGGCCAGCGTATTGTCCCGCGGTCTGATTGCCGAACATGACGGTGAGCTATGGGTCGCCAGCCCACTGAAAAAACAGCGCTTCCGCCTGCGCGACGGCAAGTGCATGGAAGACGAAAACCACTCCGTCGCCCATTTTGATGCCCGCGTTAAAGACGGACAGGTACAGTTGAAGGCCTGA
- the nirB gene encoding nitrite reductase large subunit NirB, with amino-acid sequence MSKVRLAIIGNGMVGHRFIEDLLDKAPADQFDITVFCEEPRIAYDRVHLSSYFSHHTAEELSLVREGFYEKHGIKVLVGERAITINRQEKVIHSSAGRTVFYDKLIMATGSYPWIPPIKGSETQDTFVYRTIEDLNAIESCARRSKRGAVVGGGLLGLEAAGALKNLGVETHVIEFAPMLMAEQLDQMGGEQLKRKIESMGVRVHTSKNTKEIVQEGTDARKTMRFADGSELEVDFIVFSTGIRPRDKLATQCGLAVAQRGGIMINDCCQTSDPDIYAIGECASWNNRVYGLVAPGYKMAQVAVDHIIGRENVFEGADLSAKLKLLGVDVGGIGDAHGRTPACRSYVYLDESKEVYKRLIVSADNKTLLGAVLVGDTSDYGNLLQLVLNAIELPDNPDSLILPAHAAGGKPAIGVDKLPDSAQICSCFDVTKGALIAAINKGCHTVAALKAETKAGTGCGGCIPLVTQVLNAELAKQGIEVNHNLCEHFAYSRQELYHLIRVEGIKTFDELLEKHGQGYGCEVCKPTVGSLLASCWNDYILKPELTPLQDTNDNFLANIQKDGTYSVIPRSAGGEITPEGLIAVGRIAAEFNLYTKITGSQRIGLFGAQKDDLPEIWRQLIEAGFETGHAYAKALRMAKTCVGSTWCRYGVGDSVGFGVELENRYKGIRTPHKMKFGVSGCTRECAEAQGKDVGIIATEKGWNLYVCGNGGMKPRHADLLAADLDRDTLITYLDRFMMFYIRTADKLTRTAPWLDAMEGGIDYLKSVIIDDKLGLNAQLEAELERLRAAFACEWTETVNNPAAQVRFRHFINSTQRDPNVQIVPERAQHRPATPYERIPVTLVEENA; translated from the coding sequence ATGAGCAAAGTCAGACTCGCTATCATCGGTAACGGCATGGTCGGTCACCGCTTTATTGAGGATCTCCTTGATAAAGCGCCCGCCGACCAGTTCGACATTACCGTGTTCTGTGAAGAACCCCGCATCGCCTACGACCGCGTCCACCTGTCATCTTACTTCTCTCATCACACAGCGGAAGAACTTTCGCTGGTCCGCGAAGGATTTTATGAGAAGCATGGCATTAAAGTGCTGGTCGGTGAACGGGCGATCACCATCAACCGTCAGGAGAAAGTGATCCACTCCAGCGCGGGCCGCACGGTGTTTTACGACAAGCTGATCATGGCGACCGGTTCTTATCCGTGGATCCCGCCGATCAAAGGCTCAGAAACGCAGGACACGTTCGTTTACCGCACCATAGAAGATCTCAATGCCATTGAATCCTGTGCCCGTCGCAGCAAACGCGGCGCGGTGGTCGGTGGTGGTCTGCTCGGTCTGGAAGCCGCTGGCGCGCTGAAAAACCTCGGTGTCGAAACCCATGTGATCGAGTTCGCGCCGATGCTGATGGCGGAACAGCTCGACCAGATGGGCGGCGAGCAGTTAAAACGTAAAATCGAAAGCATGGGTGTGCGCGTACACACCAGTAAAAACACCAAAGAGATCGTTCAGGAAGGCACCGACGCGCGTAAAACCATGCGCTTTGCTGACGGCAGCGAGCTGGAAGTCGACTTTATTGTCTTCTCAACCGGCATTCGTCCGCGCGACAAACTCGCCACCCAGTGCGGTCTGGCAGTTGCGCAGCGTGGCGGCATCATGATCAACGACTGTTGCCAGACTTCCGATCCGGATATCTACGCCATCGGCGAATGCGCCAGCTGGAACAACCGCGTGTATGGTCTGGTGGCCCCGGGCTACAAAATGGCGCAGGTGGCGGTTGACCATATCATCGGTCGCGAAAACGTCTTTGAAGGTGCCGATCTTAGCGCCAAACTGAAGCTGCTGGGTGTGGATGTGGGTGGCATTGGCGATGCGCATGGCCGCACGCCAGCGTGCCGCAGCTACGTCTACCTCGACGAAAGCAAAGAAGTTTATAAACGGCTGATCGTCAGCGCCGACAACAAAACCCTGCTCGGTGCGGTGCTGGTGGGCGATACCAGTGACTACGGCAACCTGCTGCAACTGGTGCTGAACGCCATCGAACTGCCGGATAACCCGGACTCGCTGATCCTGCCCGCGCATGCCGCAGGCGGTAAACCGGCGATCGGGGTGGATAAGCTACCGGACAGCGCGCAAATTTGCTCCTGCTTTGACGTTACTAAAGGTGCGCTGATCGCCGCCATCAACAAAGGCTGCCACACCGTGGCGGCGCTGAAAGCCGAAACCAAAGCCGGAACCGGCTGCGGCGGCTGTATTCCGCTGGTGACGCAGGTGCTGAATGCCGAGCTGGCGAAACAGGGCATTGAAGTGAACCATAACCTGTGCGAACACTTTGCTTATTCGCGCCAGGAGCTGTATCACCTCATCCGCGTGGAAGGCATCAAAACCTTCGACGAGCTGCTGGAAAAACACGGTCAGGGCTACGGTTGCGAAGTATGTAAACCGACCGTCGGTTCCCTGCTGGCTTCCTGCTGGAACGACTATATCCTGAAACCGGAACTGACGCCGTTGCAGGATACCAACGACAACTTCCTGGCGAACATCCAGAAAGATGGCACCTATTCGGTTATTCCGCGCTCTGCGGGTGGCGAAATCACTCCGGAAGGACTGATAGCGGTCGGTCGCATCGCTGCCGAATTTAACCTGTACACCAAAATCACCGGTTCCCAGCGTATCGGTCTGTTTGGCGCGCAGAAAGATGATCTGCCGGAAATCTGGCGTCAGTTGATTGAGGCTGGCTTCGAAACGGGTCACGCATACGCCAAAGCGCTGCGTATGGCGAAAACCTGCGTCGGCAGCACCTGGTGCCGTTATGGCGTGGGCGACAGCGTCGGCTTCGGCGTTGAGCTGGAAAACCGCTACAAGGGCATTCGCACTCCGCACAAAATGAAATTCGGCGTCTCCGGCTGCACCCGCGAATGTGCAGAAGCGCAGGGTAAAGATGTGGGGATTATCGCTACCGAGAAAGGCTGGAACCTGTACGTCTGCGGCAACGGCGGGATGAAACCACGCCACGCTGATCTGCTGGCTGCCGACCTCGATCGCGACACACTGATCACCTACCTCGATCGCTTCATGATGTTTTACATCCGCACCGCCGATAAGCTGACGCGTACCGCGCCGTGGCTGGACGCGATGGAAGGCGGCATCGACTACCTGAAGAGCGTCATCATCGACGACAAACTCGGCCTGAACGCGCAACTGGAAGCCGAGCTGGAACGCCTGCGCGCGGCGTTCGCCTGCGAATGGACGGAAACCGTCAACAACCCGGCGGCACAGGTTCGCTTCAGACACTTTATCAACAGCACCCAACGCGACCCGAATGTGCAGATCGTTCCTGAACGTGCACAGCATCGCCCGGCCACGCCCTATGAGCGCATTCCGGTCACTCTGGTGGAGGAAAACGCATGA
- a CDS encoding cytosine deaminase produces MTTAPLWLIQNVHLADREGLWQIAIDKGRFGAITPMGEARNENYEVLNARGGLAIPPFIEPHIHLDTTQTAGEPHWNQSGTLFEGIERWAERKALLSHADVKARAWKTLKWQIANGIQFVRTHVDVSDPTLTALKAMLEVKQEVAPWVELQIVAFPQEGILSYPNGEALLEEALKLGADVVGAIPHFEFTREYGVESLHIAFALAKKYDRPLDIHCDEIDDEQSRFVETVAALALKEGMGARVTASHTTAMHSYNGAYTSRLFRLLKLSGINFVANPLVNIHLQGRFDDYPKRRGITRVKELLAADINVCFGHDDVFDPWYPLGTGNMLQVLHMGLHVCQMMGYGQINDGLTLITHNSARTFGLKDYGIATGNPANLVILPVENGFEAVRTQSPVRWSIRQGRVIATTQLAQTWVQTDSGGEEVFFTRNSPFASDKGA; encoded by the coding sequence ATGACAACCGCACCACTCTGGCTGATACAAAACGTCCATTTAGCGGATCGCGAGGGTTTATGGCAGATAGCGATCGATAAAGGCCGTTTCGGCGCGATTACTCCTATGGGAGAAGCCAGAAACGAAAATTATGAAGTGCTGAATGCCCGTGGCGGACTGGCGATCCCGCCGTTTATCGAACCGCATATCCATCTTGATACCACTCAGACGGCTGGCGAACCGCACTGGAATCAGTCAGGCACGTTGTTTGAAGGGATTGAGCGCTGGGCTGAACGCAAGGCGTTGCTCAGTCACGCCGACGTCAAAGCCCGTGCCTGGAAAACGCTGAAGTGGCAAATCGCCAACGGCATCCAGTTTGTGCGCACCCATGTGGATGTTTCTGACCCGACACTCACCGCACTGAAGGCGATGCTGGAAGTGAAGCAGGAGGTGGCGCCGTGGGTGGAGCTACAGATCGTGGCGTTTCCCCAGGAGGGGATCCTCTCTTATCCCAACGGCGAGGCATTGCTTGAAGAGGCGCTGAAGCTCGGCGCAGATGTGGTCGGGGCGATCCCGCATTTCGAATTTACCCGCGAATATGGCGTTGAGTCGCTGCACATCGCCTTTGCGCTGGCGAAGAAATATGACCGGCCGCTGGATATCCATTGTGATGAAATTGACGACGAACAGTCGCGTTTTGTTGAAACCGTGGCCGCGCTGGCGCTTAAAGAGGGCATGGGCGCGCGTGTCACCGCCAGCCACACCACTGCCATGCACTCTTATAACGGCGCATACACGTCGCGTCTCTTCCGCCTGCTTAAGCTGTCAGGCATTAACTTTGTGGCTAACCCGCTGGTGAATATTCATCTGCAGGGACGCTTTGATGATTACCCGAAACGCCGTGGCATCACGCGCGTAAAAGAGTTGCTGGCGGCGGACATTAACGTCTGCTTTGGTCATGATGACGTGTTCGATCCGTGGTACCCGCTGGGCACCGGCAATATGCTGCAGGTGTTGCATATGGGGCTGCATGTCTGCCAGATGATGGGTTATGGGCAAATCAATGACGGCCTGACGCTTATCACTCACAACAGTGCGCGCACCTTCGGGCTGAAGGACTACGGCATCGCTACCGGAAACCCGGCGAACCTGGTGATACTGCCTGTGGAGAATGGTTTTGAAGCGGTACGGACGCAGTCGCCGGTGCGCTGGTCAATTCGTCAGGGGAGAGTAATTGCCACGACCCAACTGGCGCAGACATGGGTGCAAACGGATAGTGGTGGAGAAGAGGTCTTTTTTACCCGCAACAGCCCCTTTGCCAGCGACAAAGGGGCATAA
- the tsgA gene encoding MFS transporter TsgA produces the protein MTNSNRIKLTWISFFSYALTGALVIVTGMVMGNIAEYFHLPVSSMSNTFTFLNAGILISIFLNAWLMEIVPLKTQLRFGFILMVLAVAGLMLSHSLALFSAAMFVLGLVSGITMSIGTFLITHMYEGRQRGARLLFTDSFFSMAGMIFPMVAAILLARSIEWYWVYACIGLVYVAIFLLTFGCEFPVLGKKAQVSDEPVAKEKWGIGVLFLSIAALCYILGQLGFISWVPEYAKGLGMSLNDAGKLVSDFWMSYMFGMWAFSFILRFFDLQRILTVLAGMATVLMYLFITGSPEHMPWFILTLGFFSSAIYTSIITLGSQQTKVASPKLVNFVLTCGTIGTMLTFVVTGPIVAHSGPQAALMTANGLYAVVFVMCFVLGFVTRHRQHNVAATASH, from the coding sequence ATGACTAACAGCAACCGAATCAAGCTTACATGGATCAGCTTTTTCTCCTACGCCCTCACTGGCGCGTTGGTGATCGTCACCGGGATGGTGATGGGGAACATCGCGGAGTACTTCCATCTGCCTGTATCCAGTATGAGTAACACATTCACATTCCTCAACGCAGGCATTCTGATTTCCATTTTTCTGAATGCCTGGCTGATGGAAATCGTGCCATTAAAAACACAGTTGCGATTTGGCTTTATCCTGATGGTGCTGGCCGTTGCGGGCCTGATGCTCAGCCACAGCCTGGCGCTGTTTTCCGCCGCCATGTTTGTGCTGGGTCTGGTCAGCGGGATCACCATGTCGATCGGGACCTTCCTGATTACCCATATGTACGAAGGCCGTCAGCGCGGCGCGCGTCTGTTATTCACCGACTCGTTCTTCAGCATGGCCGGGATGATCTTCCCGATGGTTGCCGCGATTTTACTGGCGCGCAGCATTGAGTGGTACTGGGTTTACGCCTGCATCGGTCTGGTCTACGTCGCTATCTTCCTGCTAACCTTTGGCTGTGAATTCCCGGTACTGGGTAAAAAAGCGCAGGTCAGCGACGAGCCGGTGGCGAAAGAGAAATGGGGCATTGGCGTGCTGTTTCTGTCCATTGCCGCGCTGTGCTACATCCTCGGCCAACTGGGCTTCATCTCCTGGGTGCCGGAATATGCGAAAGGGCTGGGCATGAGCCTGAACGACGCAGGCAAACTGGTGAGTGACTTCTGGATGTCATACATGTTCGGCATGTGGGCGTTCAGCTTCATTCTGCGTTTCTTCGATCTGCAACGCATTCTGACTGTACTGGCCGGCATGGCGACCGTCCTGATGTACCTGTTCATCACCGGTTCGCCGGAGCACATGCCGTGGTTCATTCTGACGCTCGGCTTCTTCTCCAGCGCCATTTACACCTCAATCATCACGCTCGGCTCTCAGCAAACCAAAGTGGCTTCACCGAAACTGGTGAACTTCGTGCTGACCTGCGGCACCATCGGCACCATGCTGACCTTCGTCGTCACTGGCCCGATCGTTGCGCATAGCGGCCCACAGGCGGCGCTGATGACGGCGAACGGTCTGTACGCCGTCGTGTTCGTGATGTGCTTCGTTCTCGGCTTCGTTACCCGCCATCGCCAGCACAACGTGGCGGCAACGGCGTCTCACTAA
- the ppiA gene encoding peptidylprolyl isomerase A: MLKSTLAAVAAVFAFSAISPAALAAKGDPHVLLTTSAGNIELELDKQKAPVSVENFLTYVNSGFYNSTTFHRVIPGFMVQGGGFTEQMQQKQPNPPIKNEADNGLRNTRGTISMARTADKDSATSQFFINVADNAFLDHGQRDFGYAVFGKVVKGMDVADKISQVPTHDVGPYQNVPSKPVVILSAKVLP, from the coding sequence ATGCTCAAATCAACACTGGCGGCGGTCGCTGCCGTCTTCGCATTCTCAGCTATTTCTCCTGCGGCTCTGGCAGCAAAGGGCGATCCGCATGTGTTGCTGACGACCTCCGCGGGGAATATTGAGCTGGAACTGGATAAGCAGAAAGCGCCGGTATCTGTCGAAAACTTCCTGACCTACGTGAATAGCGGTTTCTATAACAGCACCACGTTCCACCGCGTTATCCCGGGTTTTATGGTTCAGGGCGGCGGTTTTACCGAGCAGATGCAGCAGAAACAGCCGAATCCGCCGATCAAAAACGAAGCCGATAACGGCTTGCGCAATACCCGCGGCACCATTTCTATGGCGCGTACTGCTGACAAAGACAGCGCCACCAGCCAGTTCTTTATCAACGTCGCCGATAACGCCTTCCTTGACCACGGTCAGCGTGATTTTGGTTACGCCGTGTTTGGTAAAGTAGTGAAAGGGATGGATGTGGCAGACAAAATCTCCCAGGTGCCTACGCACGATGTCGGCCCGTACCAAAATGTGCCGTCAAAACCGGTCGTCATTCTCTCCGCGAAAGTCCTGCCGTAA
- a CDS encoding YhfG family protein, producing the protein MKPLTEKQKSRCWERSRNVNFQASRRLERVDIPLITLNADEIEERLDALRRHYER; encoded by the coding sequence ATGAAACCACTCACCGAAAAGCAAAAATCCCGATGCTGGGAACGAAGCCGTAACGTCAATTTTCAGGCCAGCCGCCGCCTGGAGCGTGTGGATATTCCACTCATTACGCTGAATGCCGATGAGATAGAAGAACGTCTTGACGCGCTGAGGAGGCATTATGAGCGATAA
- a CDS encoding putative adenosine monophosphate-protein transferase Fic has product MSDKYGNDRDPYLYPGLNVMRNRLNIHQADRLEQAAYEMTALRAATLQLGPPARGLPHLCAIHHHLYQDIFDWAGEYREVDIYQGDTRFCHFAYIEKEGNALMQDLEEEDYLAGLSEDEFVERLSHYYCEINVLHPFRLGNGLAQRIFFEQLAIHAGYQLDWRGIDPAAWAQANQNGAMGDLRELNAIFRKVVNEARESE; this is encoded by the coding sequence ATGAGCGATAAATACGGCAACGATCGCGATCCTTACCTTTACCCCGGTCTGAACGTGATGCGAAACCGCCTGAACATCCACCAGGCAGACCGGCTGGAACAGGCTGCGTATGAAATGACCGCCCTGCGCGCCGCGACGCTGCAACTTGGCCCACCTGCGCGGGGGTTGCCGCATTTGTGCGCCATTCACCATCATCTGTATCAGGACATCTTTGACTGGGCGGGCGAATATCGCGAAGTTGATATTTATCAGGGTGATACCCGCTTCTGCCATTTCGCCTATATCGAAAAAGAGGGTAACGCCCTGATGCAGGATCTGGAAGAAGAGGACTATCTCGCGGGCCTGAGCGAAGACGAGTTTGTGGAGCGCCTCAGCCACTACTATTGCGAAATCAACGTGCTACATCCGTTCCGGTTGGGCAACGGGCTGGCGCAACGGATTTTCTTTGAGCAACTGGCGATCCACGCGGGTTATCAGCTCGACTGGCGGGGTATTGATCCTGCGGCCTGGGCGCAGGCCAATCAGAATGGTGCCATGGGCGATCTGCGCGAACTTAACGCAATCTTCCGTAAAGTGGTCAACGAAGCGCGGGAAAGTGAGTAG
- the pabA gene encoding aminodeoxychorismate synthase component 2, protein MILLIDNYDSFTWNLYQYFCELGAEVVVKRNDEITLAEIAALAPKKIVISPGPCTPDESGISLDVIRHYAGKLPILGVCLGHQAIGQVFGATIVRAARVMHGKTSTITHNNQGVFRGLNNPLTVTRYHSLVIDPPTLPACFEVTARSDSGEIMGIRHREWDLEGVQFHPESILSEQGLDLLARFIHR, encoded by the coding sequence ATGATCCTGCTGATTGATAACTACGATTCGTTTACCTGGAACCTCTACCAGTATTTTTGCGAGCTTGGCGCAGAGGTGGTCGTTAAGCGTAACGATGAAATTACACTGGCGGAGATCGCGGCGCTGGCGCCGAAAAAAATCGTCATCTCCCCCGGCCCCTGCACACCGGATGAATCCGGCATTTCGCTGGACGTGATTCGCCACTATGCCGGTAAACTGCCGATCCTCGGCGTTTGCCTCGGGCATCAGGCCATTGGCCAGGTGTTCGGCGCTACTATCGTGCGGGCCGCCAGAGTTATGCATGGTAAAACCTCGACCATTACGCACAATAATCAGGGCGTTTTTCGCGGGCTGAATAACCCACTTACCGTCACGCGCTACCACTCTCTGGTGATCGACCCGCCGACGTTACCCGCCTGTTTTGAAGTGACGGCGCGCAGCGATAGCGGTGAAATCATGGGCATCCGCCACCGCGAATGGGATCTGGAAGGGGTGCAGTTTCACCCGGAAAGCATTCTCAGCGAACAGGGGCTCGACCTGCTCGCCCGGTTTATCCATCGCTGA